Genomic window (Marinifilum sp. JC120):
TCCTGAAACGTCTACGTGTCGACGGATCGGTAAACGGGATGCTCTTACGCATCATCCACCGCAATGGTAAAGAGAAATGGGCAACCATCAATGCCCGGACATCATACGATAATCAGGGAAACCCCATACTTTATACCGGGACTGCTTTTGACTCCACCCTTGAAATGGTAGCCGAACGCAAAATATTCCAGCACAAATCCCGCTTCATGCAGTTGTTCGAAAGTTCTCCGCAAGCCATTACTCTTACGGATTCCAAAGGAAATGTGGTGGACACAAACCGGGCTTTCACAAAACTTTTCGGTTATACCACCGAAGAAATGGCCCCCTGTTGCGAAAACCTATCCCCATCCAACACAAGTAAAATCAGAGTGAACCTGAAAAAAATCCTTGGTGGAGAGACATACCGTACTGAAGATATGCGCCGCCATAAAAACGGAAGGTTGATTCCGGTTTCAGTCCTTGGCTACCCGTTTATCTACAATGACGAGATTTCAGGAACATTTATAATTTATGACGATATTTCACAGCGCAAGGAGTATGAACGCAGGCTTTCCTACCAATCCCTGCACGACTCCCTGACCGGGCTGCCCAACCGCACGTTCTTCCTTGAGCGGCTGGAAGAAACTCTGGATATGACCCGCAAGAGACCGGAACGATCCTTTGCGGTGCTCATGCTGGATATCGACATGTTTAAGCGCATCAACGACAGTCTCGGACATCAGGCCGGAGACGAACTGCTCGTTGAAGTAGCCAAAAGAATTAAACACTGCCTGCGCTCTGTTGATACAGTCGCAAGAATGGGCGGCGATGAGTTTGCTGTTTTGATTGATGACTTTTCCACACCTCAGCAGGTCATCCAGATAATCCGCAACATTCGTAATGAAATACGCAAACCAGCCAATATATCTTCACGAGAAATAGTGATCAGTTCCAGCATCGGCATTGTTTTTAAGACCTCAAGCTACGACCATCCCGAGCATATCATCCGAGATGCTGACATCAGCATGTACAAGGCCAAGGAACAAGGGGTGAACAAATTCAAGGTCTTTAACAAAACCATGCACGAGAAAGCCCTACAAAGCCTGCTGATTGAGACTGAAATCAGGCAGGGTATCCCGGAGAACGAATTTTTCCCATACTTTCAGCCGGTATACAGTATACAAAACAAAAATTTGGCAGGGTTCGAAGCTCTTGTGCGCTGGAACCATCCCGAACGGGGCTTCCTGACTCCGGACCAGATAATCCCCGTCGCCGAAGAGACCGGACTTATTGTTGAACTTGACCGCATCATTCTCTTTGAAGCATGCAAATACATGTCTTCATGGATCAAAGACTACCCCAATGCCAGCGATCTTTTCCTTACTGCCAACCTCTCGCCCAGTCAGCTTTCCAAGCCGGATCTGGCCGATGCAATTGAGACAATTCTACAGGAAACCGAGATTCCTCCGGATAACCTCAAGCTGGAAATAACCGAATCAGCAATCATGGAACGCAATGCTGCATCATCCTTGAACCTGAAAAAAATAGGTGAGATGGGTATCAGACTTGCGGTGGATGACTTCGGTACTGGATATTCATCTCTAGCCCAGCTGCAACGTTTCCCGGCCTCCACCGTAAAGATCGACCGTTCCTTCGTCAGCTACATGGCCGGAGACCATGAATCTCTTGAAATCGTCCGTGCTGTTAACGCGCTTGGACACAGCCTGAGCATGGATGTTATTGCTGAGGGCGTTGAAACAAGACAGCAACTTGTTCTGCTCAAAGAAATCGGCTGCGATTATGTTCAGGGGTTCTATTTTGATAAACCCCAGACTAAAGATGATGCTGAAAAGCTCGTCAAAATGCGTTCTAAAGGATTCTGTCCTCCCGGACTAACCTCAATCTAGCCTCTCTCCCTATCTCCTTTCCTTTTGTTGTCCTTGCTTGTTCGCGAATACTTTTGCGTGTATGCTTCCTTAAAAAGAACTATCATTCTCAGGAGTAAAGATGAAACACACTATATCTGCACTGGTAAAAAATAAAACCGGGGTTCTGGCAGAATCCTCAGCTGCTTTCCAAGATAATAAAATTAACATTACTTCCATATCCTGTGGTGAAACAGAGAACATGGAAGTCTCGCGCATGGTCATATGTGCAGAGGGAAGCAAAGGCGAAATAGCCAAAGTGACCGAAGAACTTAAGGCCATGGACTTTGTCATCCAACTTGACGACCTTGCCCGCAAGGAATTTGTGGACCGTGAACTGGTTCTGATCAAGATTGAAGTAAACAAAGACACCATGTCCCAGATTATGCAGATTTTCGAAGTATTCCGGGCTGATGTAGTCGGCATGGGCCAAAAAACCATCACAGTGGAACTAAGCGGTGACCAGGAACGGGTTGAAGGACTTATCAAGATACTCCAGCCTTTCGGAATCAAAAGCCTGTGCCGCACAGGTATGATCGCACTAAAACGTGGAGATGAATAACGCTGAACAATCGCGGAATTGATCTTAATCCAAATGGAACACCAAGACCGTAAAAAGGTGCGTACATGACCATAACATCACTAAATGAAATCATTGCAGCAGTTCGCAATCATGAACGGCTTGCACGCGTGGCAATAGCCCCATGCGCTGAAGAATTTGTAATCCGCTCTGCTCTCACCGCGCACAAGGAAGGAATTGCCGAGCCTATTTTTATCGGCAACCGGGAAAGATCCCTCGCTGTGGCGGATGAACACGGGTTGAACATAGACGGATTTGAATTTCACGAAGAAAACGATGATGCCGAAGCCGTGGCAATAGCTGTAGCTCTCTTCAAAGAAAATAAAGCCGACCTGATCATGAAAGGGCTGGTCAGCACCAGTGTTGTACTCAAAGCAATCCTCAACAAGCAGACCGGGGTTCCTACTAAAGGCATTATCAGCCACGTGAGTGTTTTTGAGGCTCCTGCCGGACAAAGGCTTGTGCTACTAACCGACGCCGGGGTTAACATTAAACCCAATTTGCAACGCAAAGCGGATATCCTGCGTAATGCCATTGATGTTGCCCGCAAACTAGGGATGGAAAAACCCAAAGCGGCCATCCTCGCAGCCACCGAAAAAGTAAACTACCCGGCCATGCCAGCCACCCTTGATGCGGATATCCTTGCCAAAATGGCTGCGGAAGATGCCTTTGGTGCAGCATACGTTGCCGGGCCGCTCGCCCTTGATCTTGCTATTTCCACAACAGCCGCAACATGTAAGGGGATAGAGAACCCTGTAGCCGGTTGCGCGGACATTCTGCTCACTCCTGACATTGAAAGCGGAAATATTCTTTACAAGGCGTTGACTACCATCGCAAACAAAACCATGGCCAGTGTCGTGATTGGCAGTGAAGTGCCCATTGTTGTTTCATCGCGAGGAGACTCCGACAGCTCAAAATTCCATTCCATAGCACTAGCCTGTTATTTATCAGGAATGTAATCCAACGAATTGCAACAGGATTTATCGTACTATAGCGATATAGAGCCTGTAACAAGAACTCGGCGAATGCATGAGCTGTTCAGCGTGAGAAAGAACTTAAAATCGGCTATGTTGGTTATTTTTTCCTGACGAACCTATTGCAGGAGTCGGTACTGCTATATTTAAACGGGTTAGACCAAATCAAATCTGCTATCTTTCTCAAAGAGTACAACAAGATCATGGCCGGAGGGCATATGAAAAACATAACAAAAGTCATCATCGCATCTTTGGCAATCATACTCCTTAACCCAGAATATGGATTCTCAGCTCGGCAGCTGACTTTCGCAACAGACCCCTTCCCCCCATACTATTATGAAGAGAACGGAACCGCTAAAGGGGTTCAGGTAGAACTTGCAAAAATAATTTTTGACAAAATGTACACCCGAATCAAGGTGGACTTCGTCCCTTGGAAAAGAGCATTGCTCATGGCAGAAGCCAAAAAAGTGGATGGAATATTCGGACTGCGCAAAACAAAGAACAGGCAACAATGGCTGATCTTTCCGGACGAACCGCTGATGAACATAACTTCAACAATATATAAACGTGTTGATGACCCGTTTGTATACGAGGACGTACCATCCCTTAAAGGAAAAATCATTGGGGTCATCAAAGGATATACATACGGAAATAAATTCGACAACAGTACTTCATTCCGGAAAGAAGAAGTAAAAAACATACGTCAAAATTTTCTGAAACTTCTGGCTGGACGAATTGATCTGGTCGCTGGCTATCGCATTGTAGGAAATCATATTTTAAAAGCCATGAACCTTGAAGACAAGATTGTAGCCTGTCCTGTAGCGATACATGTCACC
Coding sequences:
- a CDS encoding EAL domain-containing protein → MHELLEKQLKETIGTQSTELADELNHFIDLVEKTYSGLDASTLVPDSPAVSILHFIPDPAFIINKDGVIVAWNPALEKLTDIRAEDVIGKNNFEHIKILHGKRTPGLIDLVNGCEEIGEIEYEAISRRGQALAAEICIQNLGNRKSTNLWVQSAPIQDNNGNTIGAIESLRDISARKQTENINLILYKISSALSSTADTPIFLQQVHESIKPFIEAENFFVGLYNEEQKNLNFPYYVDEKDFMSPNEVLPIVEGKSLSVEVIKAGHPLLLDENDFSDQRTNKINHIGSPAKSWMGIPLKFGGKTMGVMAIQSYERSGVYNSQDIDLMVAISEQIAAALMRRQAETALFESEKKFRSIFENATVAIFQISARGKVTVANPAMAAIMGYDSVNEMLAENDQGTLFLYDRKARLNLLKRLRVDGSVNGMLLRIIHRNGKEKWATINARTSYDNQGNPILYTGTAFDSTLEMVAERKIFQHKSRFMQLFESSPQAITLTDSKGNVVDTNRAFTKLFGYTTEEMAPCCENLSPSNTSKIRVNLKKILGGETYRTEDMRRHKNGRLIPVSVLGYPFIYNDEISGTFIIYDDISQRKEYERRLSYQSLHDSLTGLPNRTFFLERLEETLDMTRKRPERSFAVLMLDIDMFKRINDSLGHQAGDELLVEVAKRIKHCLRSVDTVARMGGDEFAVLIDDFSTPQQVIQIIRNIRNEIRKPANISSREIVISSSIGIVFKTSSYDHPEHIIRDADISMYKAKEQGVNKFKVFNKTMHEKALQSLLIETEIRQGIPENEFFPYFQPVYSIQNKNLAGFEALVRWNHPERGFLTPDQIIPVAEETGLIVELDRIILFEACKYMSSWIKDYPNASDLFLTANLSPSQLSKPDLADAIETILQETEIPPDNLKLEITESAIMERNAASSLNLKKIGEMGIRLAVDDFGTGYSSLAQLQRFPASTVKIDRSFVSYMAGDHESLEIVRAVNALGHSLSMDVIAEGVETRQQLVLLKEIGCDYVQGFYFDKPQTKDDAEKLVKMRSKGFCPPGLTSI
- the ilvN gene encoding acetolactate synthase small subunit; translation: MKHTISALVKNKTGVLAESSAAFQDNKINITSISCGETENMEVSRMVICAEGSKGEIAKVTEELKAMDFVIQLDDLARKEFVDRELVLIKIEVNKDTMSQIMQIFEVFRADVVGMGQKTITVELSGDQERVEGLIKILQPFGIKSLCRTGMIALKRGDE
- a CDS encoding bifunctional enoyl-CoA hydratase/phosphate acetyltransferase; amino-acid sequence: MTITSLNEIIAAVRNHERLARVAIAPCAEEFVIRSALTAHKEGIAEPIFIGNRERSLAVADEHGLNIDGFEFHEENDDAEAVAIAVALFKENKADLIMKGLVSTSVVLKAILNKQTGVPTKGIISHVSVFEAPAGQRLVLLTDAGVNIKPNLQRKADILRNAIDVARKLGMEKPKAAILAATEKVNYPAMPATLDADILAKMAAEDAFGAAYVAGPLALDLAISTTAATCKGIENPVAGCADILLTPDIESGNILYKALTTIANKTMASVVIGSEVPIVVSSRGDSDSSKFHSIALACYLSGM
- a CDS encoding ABC transporter substrate-binding protein: MKNITKVIIASLAIILLNPEYGFSARQLTFATDPFPPYYYEENGTAKGVQVELAKIIFDKMYTRIKVDFVPWKRALLMAEAKKVDGIFGLRKTKNRQQWLIFPDEPLMNITSTIYKRVDDPFVYEDVPSLKGKIIGVIKGYTYGNKFDNSTSFRKEEVKNIRQNFLKLLAGRIDLVAGYRIVGNHILKAMNLEDKIVACPVAIHVTPLYIGFTRKPGNGKISRKFSNKLKDFKKTDKCDELMRKIRLPIEVDSPCK